Below is a genomic region from Kwoniella dendrophila CBS 6074 chromosome 2, complete sequence.
AACAGAAAGATATTATTATGACCTTTCCAGGGGACCAATCATAGATATCAACTCGTCAACTTAccaactaaatcaacaataCCATCAGCCATACCTAAAGCACAAGCAGCTTCAACAGAACCACCAACATATTCAATTTTAGTTTttttgtttgaatttgatttagcaTCTACACCATTTGGACCATTAAATAATTCTGCAGCTAAAACTTCAAAAGATGTAGCAATTCTACCACCAGATAAACCTTCTAAAGTTTGAATTGGTCCTGTAACTGGAACTTGAACTTGTAAAGAACATTTACCAAAACCTAATTGTAATAATTCAACGATTTGTTCAGCATGTGTTGATTCTGAAATTACATCTTGTCCTGTAATTCCTAAAGCTACTGAACCGAGAGCTACAAATCGAGGTATATCGGCTGCTGGAAGGAATACTCTGTAAAGAGGATAAAGATATGTATTAGTATGGTATTCATAGTGACATCTTGATAGGAAGACGAGTAATTGTCACAATATTGACATAGGATACCGCGTTTTCCAATTATTCCCCTTTAGTACTAGATACCACTGCACCAAACGAACGTGCGTAATTATGAGAAGCATAAATCATCTGCGTTTTACAGATTTTGACAAAACCGAATCCATTGACACCTTTCCTAGGGTACTCGAGATCTTGACCATTGAGTGACAGAAACAATGCAACTCACAAAGCTATAGGATGATTCTGTACTAAAGCAACATCTAATCTATGAGCTCtattatatttgatatctGCACCTGCTAACAATTCTAAAGTTTTTTCcatcaatctaccttttttaggTACAGcaaataataatctatcttttaAAGAATCAACCAGTAAAGACATTGTTGATTCTGCaccaaaagatgattttgcaGCTCTACCACCCATAGCTGAAGGTTCTGCTGGTGGGGGTGTAACCGTTGTGGAAGGAAGTATCggtgttgaagttgacaTTTTTGAGGGTATTGATTGTCCCTTTTTCTGTGGATGAATATGTCCTAGGCTGTTCAGAAGACAAGAAACGAGTAGATGAGGAAGCAGTGAGAAGGACTGCTTTTTTAGATTGCACAATAAAGTTATTAAATGTAAACAAAAAGTGCTCTCAAAAACATGAAAACCGGTTTTTCGTTTATTTCATGACGTCCATATGCATTTATATTTTATCGAATCAATAATTATTAAGGGTACAGAGATATAGGCTCACAAGGAATAGCCTCACCGAGAACTAAAACTTGAATAGGCACGACAGAAAACACATGGCCAGTAGTGATATACGTAATACGTAATATACTAATTGAACGCGCTCTTTTGTTtgaaacaacaacaactaaCATGTAAGGTTATACTCTTTGATAGTCACAACTCGACAACCATCATCAAGCATACTTAGCATCCATATAGTATAGGTAAACACAACATATACTAGCTCTCTTGAAACATAGCGAACATCAAGCAAACCTCACAATCAGGTCGTCCTGCATCTACCACATTGACAAGCTTTATGCCGATAAACAGTACCTGATTTCTCATAATTCGGCAATCCGGTTGTAAATTGGCGAGAACGTTACACATATTCGTCACTACTAAAGTAGAATAACCATTCAGTGTGACTATCATTGCAAGCTCAACATTCATATCTCGTATTCGCcatatcttccttttcaaattatcataGACTCAGACTTGAAGATATGGAAAGTACAGAACCCACAAAACAGTCAAGCAACCAGGATGATGCTATAGTACCAGGTAAGTTTAGCTTATGGCCGACGGACGATGTCCTCAGCTTGATCGTTGAACATGGTATAATATCTTCTTATAGCAGATCCCTCCTCCTCATCCTGTTCTACCCCTTCagatccttcttcttccaagTCCCCTCAATCCCACTCACCTCACGTTCATTCTCCTGTTCCGACCTCTTTATCACAATCCAATATTATCGACCTTTCTTCTCCTCAAGCTTCTCCTAGTAAAAGACAATCTGCTACACCttcattgatttcttctaGACCAGCACCTGCTTCTCCAGCTTCGTCCAGACCTCATTCTACACAATTTGacccttcttcatcgtccGGATTCCTTCGAGATcgatcagcatcaacatcctCGAGAGGTGGTAGAAGAATATCGTCCTCATCACAAGCTTCAAGTACCAGAGGCGTAcctagatcaagatcaagagcGTCAAGTAAAGCTGTCAGACCAAAGTCAATGTTAGGTACGAATAtaactttacctgattcatcGTCAAATACAAGTACACCTATATCCatttctacaccttcatctcaACAAGAGCAACAGATTAATTCAGGTCAGATCTCCATACCTGAATATAGTGAGCCTTCAGATTCACAAGTTGTAATACCATCCGATACTCAAACTGAATCATTTCAAGTTATCTTGCCTGAAGTTGTAATTAGAGATTTCGCATATCAGCCACCTGATGAAAGATATTATGGTAGAGGGAATATACCAGATGATAGAGATTCAAGTGGATCACATGCGTTTAGATGGCCCTggaaaggtgatgaaggtagtAGCGGTGAAGGATCGTCTTCAGGAAACGCTGGTGGATGGGgaggatttggatttttagGTGGATGGCGAAACAAAACGACATCTGATGCTCGCGAAGAGATGAGACATAGACCGACTTTCGAagacgatgacgatgacgatgaactatctgatgatgaaggtgatttcactggaggtggaggagaagaggaagaagaaggaggataTTATTCGTCACCTACAGATTCGAGATCAGAatcaagatttgaaattATAACAggatataatgaaaatggagaatACTCATATAAGTACAATATACTAGAAAATTTatcagaggaagaagaacccAAAGGATATTATAGAGCTGCATACCCCTTCGAAGCTATAAGCTCAAGTGAAATGAATCtacaagaaggtgatttagttaatTTATCAGGTAGAGGTAATGGTGATCCAGGTTGGGTGATTGCAAGACGTATAAACATCAAAAAGGGTAAAATTACAAgtatagatgaaaaagtGGGCTTAGTCCCTGAAAGTTATTTAGAAAGAGTTGAAATTATTCAAGATTAAGATTAAATAACATTAATCACTAAAATCAATAGGAGTCTCGTTCTTTTCCTCGAAAATCCACTTGGTGAAAGAGTATAACGGACAATCAGTCATTAAGTCATTTGGCAATTCCCTTGTAAAATTTCGCTCAATCAATCGCTCCAGTATCAACCAATCATCCACAAATCATGTATCATGCAAGATATGTAATTTTGTAAATTAGTCATCCTGTGCATGTAAAGAGTTTATCATGGCATTATAGTCTTGTCCGTTGAACGTAATGTAGTGAGTTTCGAGAGTATGAAGAACACTAAGGAGTACGTTACTTTGACTGAATGCACGTAATGCTGCGTTGTCGTGTGACGGTAAATCTTGCAGTACTGTAAAACTATATTTATAGCAGGACTCCATCCTGCACGAGTAGAGAGGTAATATCTATATTGCCTTGCTGCATATCGCTCTAAAGGTTTATATCATAAAATAGTCACAACGATTTAAGTCACTCAGCTAATCCTTTAATTCGCTCCATGGATTTCGAGATCCAAGTCGTTCCCGGTTTGGAGTTGAGCGGTAGAACGAGGTTCGAAAACTGCGCACGTTTTGTTCCTCACCACGACTCCAAGTACAATAAGGAGGACACCTTAACGATAGAATGCTCATCTGCTCCAACGCCCCAATCATTACAAAATCATACAGCTTTGGAAACATCGCCCCTCAACCTAGGTGGAGAAACACTGAGCCTCCAACGTTTAATGGAAGAAATATCTGAATTCACGTTCAACGAAGATTTCCTGTCCTTGACACTTGACAGGACATCCTCACCAATAATCGAAAACAAACCAGAAAAAGCGACTCTGACCATAAACACGCATATAGGATCTGGTTATTTGTGGGATTTTTGGCTAGGTGATCACTCTGTATGGGGCAAAGTAATCCTTAAACTTGTTAATGCTAATTATTGCTCTCGCGAAGAccctgaaggtgaagagatCATCGCTCCTGGAGGGATATTGTTAGAAGCTATCAAAGAAGAACTCCTCTATTTAGGTCCTTTATCAGATCTACAGGGAGATTTGGTACCTAAATACCATGGGTTATACCAATCAAGTGGTTCAACAGAATATTATGCTATTATACTTGAATTCGCTGGTCATCCTCTCGAACCAGAAATGGTCAACTCAAACGAAGAGTGGAAGTGAGTTGATCGTTCTACTGCATGAATCTTTGATCTAGCTTGTCTTTCATCCGAAAGGGGGCGTCCACTCAGTACAAAGATTACAAGCTGAAATCTTGTCTCGTATTTAGACAGAAATTGTATTTGGCGTACGAACAACTCCATAAGCGAGGTATATGTCACGGAGATATTTGCAGCAGACATATATTGATCGACCCTAACCATCGTATTCGCCTGGTCAGTTTTCGCCGCTCAACCGTAGAAGATCTGGCAGATCCAGAGGGGTCAATGAGACTGATAGCAGAAGCACAGGGCGTGAGGATACAAGTTGGATTGCAAAGAGAAGATACCGTGTCAGTGTTAAGTATACTGCCCTTTCATCTTTGTGTTGAACCCAAATGGGCAGTCAGAAGCCTTGTACATCGTTCGCACTCCATTTATTAGGATCATTTTTCTTATATATCAAGTTTGCAGCCCGCTGTCATGACTGAAAACTCGGCGCATCACCACAAGCGACTTGAGAATCCCGATACACTCATTCAACCTTTAACAAAAATTCCTGAAGAGTCACAGAAAGAATTTTACAAAAAAGCAATGACTATGTATAACTTTTGGGAACACCTAGGCCAGCTAGTCACGAAGGATTTGCTCAGAACAATCCCAAGTGCTTTTTCTGCCTTTTTTGCAAATGTACATGAACATAATGAGAAATAAGTTTGGATCTTGCTTGAGGCTACAAAATTTATCTGTCCCCAGGGAAGACATCACGATGCGTACTCGTAAGATATTCCTTCGAAAGGGAGTAAACAATCCGTTGATATCTTTAGACTGTCACCCATTCATCGTCGGCGTCATCATCAGGATTTACCAAGACGATTGAGCCATCCATGGCAGAATTTGAGGCTTTAGTGCTGGCTGCCGAAGTGGCGGTCTGATAACCTTTTGACGGACTACTTGTCAGCTTTTAAATGTGGCGATATCTCGCCCTATGGACTCGTAAGGAATACCGGATCTTCATTTCTACTGGTGGAAGACACTCACTCTGAGTAGTACTGGTAGTACTAAAACCACTAGCCGATCTAGTCTCTTGAGATTGCTGGGAAGCTTGTTTGCTTTTGGGCTTGATATCGCCTTTTTCGAAGTATTCTGGGTCCATTTTTTACACTTTGTGTGATATGTAGTAGTTGATGATAAGCTTTATACGTTATCACAGTCCTCTATAAATAGCGCTAGTTATGATACTTGATTTAACGATATGTGTACTGTCTTCTTGTTTAGCCAGAAAATCAAACTCGCATCAagaatttcatctttttatatctttttccCACCTCGGTGAAGCCCAAAGCCTCGTTGTGAACGCATAAAATACCTTACTTCAGCCATACAGTACATACGTATCCCTGATAACTGACAACTCACTCAGTCGTCTAGCCGAGACCGCCAAACAGCTCGGTTTCCGGCTCGTTGCGTGCGTTCAGAACCTAAAGAAAGGACCACCATGGGTACCCTCTCTTTccattcagcttcttttccTTGTTTCGAGATTCATTCTGTACAGTAACATCGTTACGGTGATCTAGACCGCTTCCTCCCTTTCTTTTGCGTCAAGACATGAGTCAGCTAGATCTCCGTTTGCATTGGAGTTAGCATGAATTTGCGTGCGTGTGCTCAAGCTGGTACAATAGGTCATGTTAGACCGAAAATCCGTGAAAGGATCTGCTATCTTCTCGACTGAGTTTGAAAGAGATTGTCATTTACTGGAAGACGCCTGCCTGGTACATTTTCATGAAGTGCTAATCGTGCCATTGAGTTGGTTCAAGCCGTGCGATGATCATACAATACTGAACTATACAGTAAGTCTTTGTACGGATCCGCAATACTGAACGATATGGTGGTCCAGATACAAGTGCTCACCCCTCGAACATCATAATTAAGCAGTCATACGTCATAAGTTAGAACGATTGAGGGGAATCCTTTTTCTTAACCGTATTCATCGTCTATGTGGAAAGGCCAAAGGTGGAGCGTAATCGTATACTCACAAGTTCCGTCGAACAAACACAATGGATCGACTTAAGAGATCTCTGCATCTGTCAAGACAGTTGGAGAGATATGAAATCTACTCGAGTATATGCCTTTCCTACCTCTGTCAGATTGGCGAGCCCGAGGTATGTCATAAGTAGCTTAATAAGTACGATGAGTGATGCATGAAAGGAGGTAATGATATTCACAGGAAGAATACCTTCTATCGATATGTGACAAAACCGAGATGAGCGAATCTTTTATGAGAAACATCACACTCGTGATATGGTATTGTGGGGCATTTTTGACGTCAGCGAGGTACTTTGTCAAAGTATTGTATGCCCTTTTCGTTTTTGCCAGAAGATGTCGCATTGAAACAGTGATTGTGGGTATTTCACTCCCCGACGGGAATGCTGCTAGCTGATAACCTTCAGTTATATGATAGGCATGCATCAACAGCGACTCGCATACACTGTGTCATCTGTACAATCATGTACGTCttattatacatatacctGGCATCTCTCGCTCACGTCTTCCAGCTAGAAGAGGTACAGTAAGAGGCACATGAAGAAAGCTTACAATACTTCCCAgccatcttcttcaccgcTCCCATCACCACTCTTATCATCAGTAACAGATGGACGTTGATAGTTAGTTCCGTAAGTGGCGTTCAAGACGGTATCCCTCTCAATGTTTTCGAAATTGCCACTACCACTCATCCGCTCATTGGTGTGGCTGGACTCAGCTGTTGTAGCCACTTCAGTGGCACAAGACGAAGAGCTCCTATCTACACTTGAAGAAGGGGTATCCTCAGCTTTAGACTCTTCGGGACTACCGTGCTGATTATGCACTGTCAGCTTCTGGGTTACTGTAATGAGCCAAAGGAGCAGTATGCGCAAGCGATGAAACTCACGACTTGCAGCCATTTAGGATCCTCCGAAGTTCCATCTGGAGTGGACCAATTACCTGGAACTGTATCACCATTCGTGCTGGTAAATTCAGTTGTTTCCTTCCCAGAACCCATTGACTGATTATATCCTACACTAGCGTCCTCAAACGATTGCAcgatgaaatcatcttcacacCCAACATTTCCAATTGATACGAAATTGTTATTTCCAACAATTGGGTAACCTTTAAAGCTATTGCAAACAAGTCCACTTGATACAGGTCCATCTCTTATAGGTCCATGTCTTACGATATTGTAATCTCCTGATATTGAATAGTCTTCACTGTCATCACAGAAAGCTCCACGTATTACGAAATTGTTATTCCCCCGAACTCCAGACAAGGACTCGTGTCTTCCGGATTCTGAACGTCTCGTTTGGGCCTCTTCCCTTGATCTTGCTCGTCGTCGCGCTTTTTCTTGAAGCCGTTCTGCTCGTTCAAGAGCTTCTTCCGCGAGCCTAGATCTCAACTCTTCTCGATTTCTCGCTTGTTCCTGATTCCTCAATCGTGCTTGTTCTTCGAGCCATTCTGCTCGTTGACGAGCTTCTTCCGCAAGCCTGGATCTCAACTCTTCTCGTTCCCTCGCTTGTTCTTCATTCCTCAATCGTGCTTGCTGCCTGAACCATTCTTCATTTGAACGGGCTTGCTTTGAGCGTCTCGTAGATTGCTGATTGTGTCTTGAATTCATGGCTGAGCTTTTAAAAATATGTTTCGATTTCGATCCAGGTGGATGATTTGGATTGGAAGATATCGTTATCACACCACTGAGAAAAGCAGTTTGCCTATGTGTTTATATAGTCAAATTCCCTCACTGGATTTATCGAATTATATTGGAAGGCCTTACCAGTACAGAGATATACCATCCCTTGTTAGGAGAAAGGAAGGATCTAAGCGAATCTATACTTTCAGTGGAACTTCGCTTCACTTTGTGATGTAAAGCAACTAAAAAGGAAGGACATGTGATTAGCGAATGTATTCACGCACTCGTCGTCATCGCCTTCTATGAAATATTTTTTTCTCTAAAGTAGTCTTCGTCACAGCATGAGTGTCGTAGGAATCCGATCCATCATCGCAGTGACGAGTAGAATGATTTTCGCTTGATCCACGGCGAGCGGCCGGAACATGATTGAGAAAGCTAGACTTTCGACAATCAAAGCATCAGTTTATTTCCAATTTTCGCATATTCTGAAGTAGACAGAATTCGTTGAGGGCATGTTAAGCTTGACTTCCAATGTGTATTACCTTTGTAGCCCATTTAGATCGACATTTTCGCGTATTATATGCATACAACATTCATCTATTATAGATTACCTAATATCTGGTGAGATAACAGTTTGGCCGTGATTGGACACCCACGAAAACATCGTGGGTAAGATATTGATTGACTTGGTGAAAAGGATTTGTGATACGTTGGAAATGATTtggtaaacctgaattataTTGTCCAAAATACTGGCGTTATCTGATGCAGGATGTACTAccaatatgatgatgtaagtTTCCGTTGACTATATTTGACCATTGGAATGTTATGTGATTGTAAGACTTGATCCTTTATGCTTGATCCACCTCTCTATCTAAAacagcttcaatttcttgtACAACATCGCGTTttgtatttggatttatcatTCCTAATATGTTCCATAACAGCAGTGAATACCAAATCAGCACATTAAATTGAAGCAAGATCAAGCTCGTAAGATACCTCCGCCTTTTTGACGTGAGGTAACATGAGCAAGTTCGGAAACATAGataaaaaggaagaagaccCCTTACTCACCTCTAGCAGTTTCACTAATTTCTTTTATCAGATTTTCTAAATTAGGTGTTTCTTGCGTTCTAGCTTTTTCTGTGtaacatttcatcattagctGAACCATTGCACAATAATTTCTGtcatgatattgataaatacaaatataactcacctttagctaaatctttcaaatcatctacCCACCCATTTTCTTCTAGTTGAACTCGGAGTAATTTCTGTATCCTATGTACGGGAATATATGATCAGCTATCTTGCTTTTTCGCCTTTAGGATCCCCTCAACCCATACGATTTTTGTGACCTGATATTTTCCAGCTGTACCTGATGACTTGACCGTTATGTTTGAACGAAAATCGATCCGAGTACAGCAATTTTGGGTTGTTTTACGACTATCGCGAAAATGTAGGAAGAAACAGCAAGAAACAAGAGACTTACCGATCCCAATCACCAGTTTCCATTAACCTCTGCCTTATTGCATTCATGGTAGCTTCATCTGGTTTTTCTGACGTCGATACCATCTTGATCGTTGTTTTTGAATGAAACTAGCACTTTCGAGATATATGTACAAATCAGTGAAAAATGTTTTGATTTCATGGCGAAGTTTAAGGCGAAGGTGACTTGgcaaaagtggaggttgatcaTCACTAGATTGTATGAGTAGAAAAAGACTTGATCACCTATATATATGTCCATACACCTTATCTAGAAACACGCTCGTCCTCAAGAAGGACTGATAGACCTCAAGTGTCCTCTGAAGTCGGTCTCAATGTCCATATTGAGTACATTGGCATCGTTCCAAGCACCCATAACTCTGCTGCTAATCATCTTTGGTCCTTCACTTCTTCCTCGcatattcaacttctttcgACGTAAACCACCATCTTTGATTCCGACACCACCTAGTGTACCTAAACCACTATccttgaaattgatattaggTATACATACGCTATGGATACTGAAACAGCTTGTAGTACCACCTATCAACCTATTTTCAACTTACAATCTGCCAATATCAGTCTCAAATGCTCAAATACGATACACTTTACTGGGTCCTGAGAATGaccaaatcaaaaatttACACCCAATGGCAGAGCTATTGTTGACAAGATTGAAGATCATGGATAGTAGACTATTATACCTTAGACTTGGTCATAAGCCATTGATGGAGTGTATGTGGTGTCAAACTGAATTAGATTACCTGATCTATTCATTACCAGATATTTTGAGTAAATATATCATGGAAGCTATTTTTTTGGGTCTGCTGGGATGGACTTGGATAGCTGGTCAACAAGCTTCGCAAAGAGCCAATAACTTCAGAAGCCCCTTTGGTTGGACACTCGCGGCTGCAGCGTCACTGGAATGCGGTGCTAAATGGATTTGGGATCTGAGGGTGGTAGAAGGTGATGCCACACATGTAGGTGCCCCTGATGGCCATAATATGTCCAGATTCTCGACTACATAACTATACCAGCAGTATATACAGAGACAACAAAGCTAACTATTTGTGATACATATAGCTTGCATCGATCATACATACATTACGATCAATTTCCCTCCTATTGTTCCCCTTGATATACACTTTCGCTCCTTTGCCATCTGCAGAGATCTCCCCCGATGTATTGGCACCTATAATATCAAACACAACATCGACTTTGCGTCTGACTTCATTGGCAAGATCAGCTATACAGAGGTCTCCAAGATTGAGAGAAACTTGGAATATGATAGGAAGACAAGATGCGGAACATTCTGAGATTGCTAAGCGTGACGAAGAGGTTAGGAGATTCATAAAAGACTTGGATATAGATGAGAGCACAATGAGGTATAATGCTGGTAATTGGGTGAAGGAAGGTTGGGATGGGATGGTAAGGGTTGATCCCACACCCAAATAAGGAAGATACTGTTGATAGATATATCTGTACGACAAATGCAATTTCTAGCATTCTCGTCGTCCTCTCGTCATTGCATTCTCGGCTTCTGAGTTCTCAACGATTGATGTCCCTCTAGCTCATCTTACGAGTAAGATGTATGCATGATGGGGTTCGGTATTGACGCTCCTTAAAAATGTTTTCTAACATCGAAGGGGGATTATCGATTTCGAGGATAGCTTTGTTGTTCGAAACATTAGCTGTCACTGATACTATTTGTTCAAACATACATTCCTAGGATCAATCAATTCCGTTAGGTTTGATTTTTGTGGTGCTACTATTTGATAATCTGTTGAAGTCTGGGAGGTAAGGTATTTCGTAGGATTGCTGGCGTGGAGTTGACCAATGAGTACTTTGTGTGTTAGTAACAGCACATCAACCTTTCTTATGTAAACCTTTGTTTCCTCCGACTTTTGAGCTATATTTGAATCTCTGCCTTATTGCTGCTCATCTCAAGGTGtgttatcaatcaaaatgcATCCTCTATCTTAAATCCGCAATACATCCTATCCTAATCTATGGATCTTCATACCCTGTTACAGCGCGACGAGGTCTATTTGGGACTAACGAAAAAAGActcatcagcttcaagttCCGTCTTGGTGGATGACAAGGATTAAGATTCTCAAGTAACAGGTACTGCAAAACTCACCTGGGAATGTTGTAGGAATTCGTTCAGCTTGTTTGTAAC
It encodes:
- a CDS encoding transcription and mRNA export factor SUS1, with protein sequence MVSTSEKPDEATMNAIRQRLMETGDWDRIQKLLRVQLEENGWVDDLKDLAKEKARTQETPNLENLIKEISETARGMINPNTKRDVVQEIEAVLDREVDQA
- a CDS encoding ATP phosphoribosyltransferase; this encodes MSTSTPILPSTTVTPPPAEPSAMGGRAAKSSFGAESTMSLLVDSLKDRLLFAVPKKGRLMEKTLELLAGADIKYNRAHRLDVALVQNHPIALVFLPAADIPRFVALGSVALGITGQDVISESTHAEQIVELLQLGFGKCSLQVQVPVTGPIQTLEGLSGGRIATSFEVLAAELFNGPNGVDAKSNSNKKTKIEYVGGSVEAACALGMADGIVDLVESGDTMRAAGLHAIHTLMKSEAVLITSKEPHSTLTPELKSLIHLIKSRFAGVLAAKKYVYASYNVERKNLDKALKITPGRRAATVSPLETEGWVAVSSMVERKEVAKTMDELEKSGAEDILIFALDNCRVGI